TGAACAATTTGGATTTGAAACGGAATTTGTGCTTCGGGGCTTTTGCGGCGCACAGGCCGTACATCTCGGCGAACAGATCCTTGAAAAAGCCTACGGGGCGAGAATTGTTCGCGTCAGCAAAGGTCGAGCGGGCCACGTTTTTCAGTCCCCAGTGATACAGGCGGTTTCCCGCAGCCTCAAGGCAGCGCAGGCCATCGCGCATGGAACGTCTTGCGGCAAGCTGGATGAAGGCCATGACCGTGAACTGCTCCTTGAAACCGAATTGACGCGACGAGCGCCCGGTTTTGTGCCGTCTTTCGAGTTTCTGAAAAACATGTCTGGGAATCAGAGATAGCGTCTGGGAGAATAGTGTATTATGGTGACTCAAGTCCAGAATCTCCTTGTGTGGCAAGATGTTGTGGTGATTTCTTTTACCACACATCGCTGAGATTTTGGACTCTTTTCTTATCCCTTAGCCGGACAGCAATGAGCCGACATCTCTGCGAGGGCTCTCCGAGAGGCAAAGATATAGATGGTGAATCCGAGTGATGGATCAGGCGAATCAACTGAAGACGGGACGGAGAGTAAGGCCCGAAACTCAATCGAGCCCGAACAATCCACATGGATTGAACCGGGCTCGACTGTTTTGATATCTGGAGCGGGAAACGGGATTTGAACCCGCGACTTCAACCTTGGCAAGGTTGCACTCTACCACTGAGTTACTCCCGCATTGATGCTGGAGGCGGCATCCAGATTTGAACTGGAGAATGGAGGTTTTGCAGACCTCTGCCTTACCACTTGGCTATGCCGCCTTTTGTGGAGCGGGAAACGGGATTTGAACCCGCGACTTCAACCTTGGCAAGGTTGCACTCTACCACTGAGTTACTCCCGCTCAACAGGAAGCTGTGTCTATAAAGACCTACACCGACTGTCAATCAAAAAAATACTCTGCCCTTCATCCGGGGTGATGCGAACATGCGCGGAAATCCGCATCAAGCCTTTACTTTTTTCCAGGCACCGCATAGAAAGCCACACTCGAACGAACAAGGCCCGAAGGAGGACATGTATGGAAGCCAAAGACCTTGAGTTCTTCAGAGAATACCTCACACAGATGATCGACGATATTCAGCGGCAAGGCGAGGCGACCATCGAAGATATGTCGGAAAATGTGGAGTATTACTCCGACCCCGCCGACAGAGCTTCCGCCGAGTCGGACCGGACCTTCACCCTGCGCCTGCGGGACCGGGACAGGAAACTGGTCAAGAAAATCAACGAGGCACTGGACAGGATAGACGATGGTTCTTTCGGCGTGTGCGAAGACTGCGGGGGAGACATCGGCATTCCGCGCCTCAAGGCCCGGCCTGTGACGACGCTGTGCATCGAATGCAAAAGCCGCCGGGAAGAGGAAGAACGGCTGCGCGGCGACTAGGACGCGACAGACATCTTTTTACAGGCGCACTCCAACCGGGGCGCGCTTTTTTGTCCGGCCCGCCGGACAGACATCTTTCAGAAAGCCTTTTTGCTGTCCCTCATTTGCCACCAGACGGTCTCTTTGGTATCTTATTGCACATGCTTCCGGTTCCACCGGGAACATGACCGGGCCAAAATCCATCGGAAGATGATTCTGTTTTCCAAGCCAATATTCTGGAAGCCGGATGCCCCGCATCCGTCCCGGCCGAACCGCAGCCGCGCATTTGCCGGAAGTCCGTGCGCAAGGAGACATGTCCATGCCCCCTTCCTCTCATCATTGGCGTTTTTTCCGCATTGGCGGATTTGACCAGGTCAGGCTCGAAACGGCCCAGGATCTGCTTCACCTGGACGAGCTGGACCAGAAACTCTGGGCGGCCCTGAGCTGTCCGGTTCACGGCCTGGAATTCGATCCGCGCACTCTGACCATGCTCGACACTGACGACGACGGCCGTGTCCGGGTTCCCGAAGTTCTGGAAGCCGTAAGATGGACCGCCTCCGCGCTCAAAAACATGGACGGCCTCATTGCCGGACATTCCTATCTGTCTCTGGCCGACATCGACGACTCCCATCCCGAAGGCCGCGCCCTGCTGGCTTCGGCCCGCCATATCCTGAAGTATCTGGACAAACCCGACGCCATGCGGATCACCATCGAGGACTTGGACAGCACACAGGAGCTTCTCCAGAACTCCCTGCTGAATGGAGATGGCGTGGTCATTCCGGCCAGCGCGGACAATCCCGAGCTGAAAATCCTGATCGAGGAAGTGATGTCCACCATGGGTACGGTCATGGACCGCAGCGGACAGGAAGGCATTTCCTCGGAGCAGGCCGCCGCGTTTTTCGATGAAGCCGCCCAATATGTTGCGTGGCGGCATGAAGCCCGGCTCAGGGCTGAAAGCGTTCTGCCCTTCGGAGACAACACTCCGGCTGCGGCCGAAGCATTTTTCGCCCTGCGCCCCAAAATCGACGACTTTTTCACCCGTTGCGGACTGGCCGCTTTCGATTCCAGAGCCGAAGAGCCGCTCAACCCGTCTCTGGGCACATACGAAACCCTGGCGGCTCAGGAGCTTGGAACCACTGACGATCTGGCCCGCTTCCCGCTGGCCAAGGTCAAGATGACCCGGACCCTGCCCCTGAAAACCGGACTGAACCCCGCCTGGGAAGCCCTCATGGGCGTTCTGAGAGAAATGGCGCTCATCCCCATGTTCGGCGATGAGGAATATCTGGGTATCGAACAGTGGCAACAGGTCAAGGCGGCTTTCGCCGACCACGAGGCCTGGCTGGCGGAAAAAGCCGGAACCAGAGTGGAAGGGATCGGACTGGAGCGCCTGCAATCCATTCTTTCCAGCCCGGCCCGCATGGAGCTGGAAGCCCTCATTGCCAGGGATCTGGAGCTGAGCGAACAGGTGGACAGCTTCGACAAGGTGGCCCGGCTGACCTACTTCACCCGCGACCTGATGATCCTCCTGAACAATTTCGTCACATTCTACGACTTCTACTCGCAGAAGCGCAAAGCCATCTTCCAGGCGGGGACCCTGTATCTGGACGGCCGGGCCTGCGAACTGTGCGTACGGGTGGACGACATGGATGCGCACCAGGTTCTGGCCACTCTGAGCCGGACGTACCTGGTTTACTGCCAATGCCGGAGACGCAACAGCGAGGAGCAGATGACCATCGCCGCGGCCTTCACCAACGGCGACTCCGACAACCTGATGGTGGGCCGCAACGGCATCTTCTACGACAGAAACGGCAATGACTGGGATGCCACCATCATCAAACTCATCGAACATCCCATCAGCGTGCGACAGGCGTTCTGGTCGCCATACAAACGAGCGGGCCGCATGATCGGCGAACAGATCGAAAAATTCGCCGCGGCCAAGGACAAGGCGGTGGAGGAAAGCGCCGGTGCCAAGGTGGCGACCCTGGGCGCTCCGGCAGCCGAACCGGGCAAGGCTCCCGCGCCCTTCGATGTGGGCAAGTTCGCCGGTATTTTCGCCGCCATCGGCCTCGCTCTGGGGGCGATCGGCACGGCCCTGGCCGCCGTACTGAGCGGATTTCTCTCCCTGGCGCTGTGGCAGATGCCGCTGGCCGTAGGAGGAATACTGCTGGTCATTTCCGGGCCGTCCATGCTCATCGCCTACATGAAGCTGCGGCAGCGGAACCTAGGCCCCATTCTCGATGCCGGAGGATGGGCCGTGAACAGCAAGGCCAAAATCAATATTCCTTTTGGAACCACGTTGACCAAGGTGGCCGCACTGCCTCCGGGGGCCGAACGTTCCCTGCGCGATCCCTTCGCCGAAAAGAGAACGCCCTGGAAGCGCTGGGTGGCGCTGATCATCCTGATCGTGATCCTGAGTCTGGCCTGGGACAAGGGATATATCCAGCAGTTGAGCGAGAAGCTGAAGTCATCCGTACAGACTCAGGAACCGGCTCCCCAGCCCGAGGAAAAGCCCGCGCAGCCGGCTGCGGAAAAGGCAGCTCCCGAACCCGCCACACCGGCCGCTCCGGAGGAAAAACCAGCTGCACAGTAAAACTGAAACGGCCCGGATGATCCGGGCCGTTTCAAATTTGAATGTTGTCGCTTTTGGGTGTGGAATGCGTAACCAATTTTTGTTTGAAGCATACTTAATGGAGCCAGGGATTCTCATGTCTATTTACGCTCCAATATCTTTTTGAATGTGCCCCCACTTCCCGAAAATGCTGCATTCAGCTCTCTTACCAAGCCCGATTTATCTCCTCCATGGAAAATAGCGGCTTACGGCCTCCCAAGCATACCGCAGGCCGCGCGCTACGAACAGACCCAGCACCGTCAGCAAAGCGGCATTGGTCTTCAGTGCCTGGGAGAATGACTCCCAAAAGTATCTCTTGGCCCGCTGGTAGTCTTCTTCGACCCGCGTCGCCGAATGCTCTTTCTGGTCATTTTCTTTCACAGGCACAAGGCTGTCTTCTTTTTTCACCGCTCACTTCCTCCGCGTAAAAGCCCGCACCAGCTCCTCCAGTTGGTCCTCACCGCGCTCCGCTCCGGCATAGCGCAGGGCCACATATTCCCGCACCACAGGTTCCGCCGCTTCAGCCAGATGAGGATGCCGCGCCGTAAAGCGGGCCAGATGAGTCAACGGACCGTCGCTTCGATGTGCCGGTACACCCAGAGCAGCGCACGCGGCCAGAAATCGCAGATACAGCTCCCGCGCTCTGTCCCGCCTGAAGGCCGGACGCCGCAGAGAATTCCAGGTCACAGCGGACAGAAAAATTCCGAATCCCAGAGCCACGGCTGCAATCACGCGTCCCATGCCGCCGGAAGAAAGACCCAGCCGTTCCCACAGGCCGCGCTGCCGCTCGTAGTTGAATCCGAGCATCCACTGATTCCAGGAGTTGTTGGCCGCGTCCCACCCCAGACGGAAAAAACGGAACACACGGGAAAACATCTTCACGCCTCCGGCCGGGAGCAAACCCTCCGCCCGGGGTGCAAACTGTCCGGACCCGCCGGTCAGGCGCTGCGGCGCGATGACGGAGGTGGGGTCCACCCGTTCCCAGCCGCCATCCATCCATACCTCGACCCACGCATGGGCCTCGGACTGGCGGACCAGCAGGTACCCGCCCATGGGATTGACCTCGCCACCCTGATACCCCACCACGATGCGGGCCGGTACGCCCGCCGCGCGCATCACAAAGGCCATGGCCGAGGCGTAGTGCTCGCAGTACCCTGTGCGGGACGCGAAAAGAAAATGATCGACGATGTCGTTTTCTCCCGTCGCTCCGGGGCTCAGGGTGTAGGAAAAGCCCCCCTCACGCAGCAGACGCAGAAATGCCCCGACGGCTTCCCGCGCCGGTTTTCCGGCCCACTGCCGGGCCAGATCCCGGCTGCGCGGATTGCCGCCGGGCAGTTTCACGGCCCACGCTCCGGGCGGCGCCGAACGGTCCGGTCCGGGTGCCACAGCCATGGTGTAACGCACCCTGAACCGCAGAGGGATCTGGGCCTCCAGCACCTGGCCTTCGCCGAGCGTGATGCCCCGGCGGGAAACGGGCGCAGGCAGGTCCAGAGCGAAAATCCATTTCCCGCTGTGCGGCTCAAGGGTGACCGTGTACTCGCTTCCCTTGTTTCCGGGTACGGACTCCACCGGCCGGAAAGGCCGTTTCCGCGACCACACCCGGCCATCAAAACTGTCCAGCACCTGGCCGCGCCAGTACAGGGTTTCCACAGGCGGCACGGGACCCGCAAAGTCCACCCGGAAGGCCACTTCGCCGGACAGGGCCAGATCGCTCACGGAACCGGGATCCAGCGTGTCGCTGAAGCCGCTCACCCCCTTGCCCCTGTCGTTGTAAACTCCCCACAGCACACCCTGAAGACGCGGGAAAAAGATGAAAAGAAAGATGGCCAGAGGCAGGGCCTGAAGCAGTATCTTCATGCCGCGGCGCAGGGCCGGGCAGGGCGAGACGTCTCCGGAATGCAGATAGGCCAGGGCTCCGGTAACGGCCGCCACGGAGAAGAACATGTAGGCGGTCATGGGCAGTGACTCGGAGTAAAGTACGTTGGTCACCACCACGAAATAGGACAAAAAGGAAAGGGCCAGCACATCCCGCAGAGATTTGCTCTCCACCGCCTTGAGCCCGAGCATGAGCATAAGCAGGGTCACACCCGCGTCCTCGCCGAAAGACCGCCCGTATGCGCTGAACACCATACCCAGACAATACAGGGCCAGCACGACCAGCAGCCATCTGGGCGGCGTGGGCCAGGAGCGGAACTGCATGCCCAGTGCATAGCCCCAGGCCGAAAAGAGAAATACGCTGACGAACGGAGAAATGTGGAACAG
Above is a window of Desulfomicrobium orale DSM 12838 DNA encoding:
- the dksA gene encoding RNA polymerase-binding protein DksA, which produces MEAKDLEFFREYLTQMIDDIQRQGEATIEDMSENVEYYSDPADRASAESDRTFTLRLRDRDRKLVKKINEALDRIDDGSFGVCEDCGGDIGIPRLKARPVTTLCIECKSRREEEERLRGD
- a CDS encoding phage holin family protein — protein: MPPSSHHWRFFRIGGFDQVRLETAQDLLHLDELDQKLWAALSCPVHGLEFDPRTLTMLDTDDDGRVRVPEVLEAVRWTASALKNMDGLIAGHSYLSLADIDDSHPEGRALLASARHILKYLDKPDAMRITIEDLDSTQELLQNSLLNGDGVVIPASADNPELKILIEEVMSTMGTVMDRSGQEGISSEQAAAFFDEAAQYVAWRHEARLRAESVLPFGDNTPAAAEAFFALRPKIDDFFTRCGLAAFDSRAEEPLNPSLGTYETLAAQELGTTDDLARFPLAKVKMTRTLPLKTGLNPAWEALMGVLREMALIPMFGDEEYLGIEQWQQVKAAFADHEAWLAEKAGTRVEGIGLERLQSILSSPARMELEALIARDLELSEQVDSFDKVARLTYFTRDLMILLNNFVTFYDFYSQKRKAIFQAGTLYLDGRACELCVRVDDMDAHQVLATLSRTYLVYCQCRRRNSEEQMTIAAAFTNGDSDNLMVGRNGIFYDRNGNDWDATIIKLIEHPISVRQAFWSPYKRAGRMIGEQIEKFAAAKDKAVEESAGAKVATLGAPAAEPGKAPAPFDVGKFAGIFAAIGLALGAIGTALAAVLSGFLSLALWQMPLAVGGILLVISGPSMLIAYMKLRQRNLGPILDAGGWAVNSKAKINIPFGTTLTKVAALPPGAERSLRDPFAEKRTPWKRWVALIILIVILSLAWDKGYIQQLSEKLKSSVQTQEPAPQPEEKPAQPAAEKAAPEPATPAAPEEKPAAQ
- a CDS encoding transglutaminase TgpA family protein, with the translated sequence MNGITGCDRGRFRAVLAAAAIAFAPHLFHISPFVSVFLFSAWGYALGMQFRSWPTPPRWLLVVLALYCLGMVFSAYGRSFGEDAGVTLLMLMLGLKAVESKSLRDVLALSFLSYFVVVTNVLYSESLPMTAYMFFSVAAVTGALAYLHSGDVSPCPALRRGMKILLQALPLAIFLFIFFPRLQGVLWGVYNDRGKGVSGFSDTLDPGSVSDLALSGEVAFRVDFAGPVPPVETLYWRGQVLDSFDGRVWSRKRPFRPVESVPGNKGSEYTVTLEPHSGKWIFALDLPAPVSRRGITLGEGQVLEAQIPLRFRVRYTMAVAPGPDRSAPPGAWAVKLPGGNPRSRDLARQWAGKPAREAVGAFLRLLREGGFSYTLSPGATGENDIVDHFLFASRTGYCEHYASAMAFVMRAAGVPARIVVGYQGGEVNPMGGYLLVRQSEAHAWVEVWMDGGWERVDPTSVIAPQRLTGGSGQFAPRAEGLLPAGGVKMFSRVFRFFRLGWDAANNSWNQWMLGFNYERQRGLWERLGLSSGGMGRVIAAVALGFGIFLSAVTWNSLRRPAFRRDRARELYLRFLAACAALGVPAHRSDGPLTHLARFTARHPHLAEAAEPVVREYVALRYAGAERGEDQLEELVRAFTRRK